One Plectropomus leopardus isolate mb chromosome 1, YSFRI_Pleo_2.0, whole genome shotgun sequence DNA segment encodes these proteins:
- the LOC121945383 gene encoding dynein regulatory complex subunit 4-like, with the protein MPPKKKDSSKKPPAKAKTPVLIDGLTKEEMSKEQMEEHIVRLREELDREREERNYFQLERDKVNTFFEITERKLEEAEAELKNIDKDIEEDEGRHQVEVKVYKQKMKHLLCEHQNTVSELRADGLVSTQMVQNKQEQLETELQKDMRDIMVNTQKLDIKDHIKELKLKHNEEMTKTRISLEKQLAENEAMCQKRMELLQQELDNQRKIVISDRELCQNSHDNKCIEDFNKTISDFKEHSQHGVQQHLDKNKSLQKEFEEMKLKTEEKKSNLARVQEENECLAERLMKVAKESTDIEKKLQKCYRSKKYNKENTKQKEQDELKLDHENLEQKFRKVQQERDELYETFTENIQKVQQKAGLKSMQLEDRLKSLTDRLEKTQAQISSVLSASNMDHTALDGVTHKTEVKLDSSNNTIKTLQNKKAQISQARMDLLLFFEAKQRALGVPVEELCVKKTL; encoded by the exons ATG CCACCCAAAAAGAAAGACTCAAGTAAGAAGCCTCCTGCAAAGGCAAAGACGCCCGTTCTGATAGATGGCCTCACAAAGGAGGAGATGTCCAAGGAGCAG ATGGAAGAGCACATTGTGCGCCTGCGAGAGGAGCTGGAccgagagagggaggagagaaactACTTTCAGCTGGAGAGGGACAAGGTCAACACTTTTTTTGAGATCACAGAACGAAAACTGGAGGAGGCCGAGGCTGAACTAAAAAACATTGACAAGGACATAGAAGAGGATGAGGGGCGCCATCAAGTAGAGGTCAAG GTGTATAAGCAAAAGATGAAGCACCTCCTGTGTGAACACCAAAACACAGTCTCTGAGCTGAGAGCAGATGGTTTAGTCTCCACTCAGATGGTGCAGAACAAACAAGAACAGTTAGAGACCGAGCTTCAAAAGGACATGAGGGACATCATGGTCAACACGCAAAAGCTTGACATCAAAGACCACATCAAGGAGCTCAAACTG AAGCATAATGAAGAAATGACTAAAACCAGGATCAGCTTGGAGAAGCAActtgcag AAAATGAAGCCATGTGTCAGAAAAGGATGGAGTTGCTGCAACAAGAGCTAGACAACCAGAGGAAAATTGTGATCAGCGACAGAGAGCTTTGTCAGAACAGCCATGACAACAAATGTATAGAAGACTTCAACAAAACTATCAGTGATTTTAAGGAACATTCTCAACATGGCGTTCAACAGCATTTGGATAAGAACAAATCTCTCCAG AAAGAATTTGAAGAGATGAAGTTGAAAACGGAGGAGAAGAAAAGCAACCTGGCACGTGTTCAGGAGGAAAACGAATGTCTTGCTGAGCGTCTCATGAAAGTCGCAAAGGAAAGCACAGATATTgagaaaaaattacaaaaatgctACAGATCTAAAAAG tacaacaaagaaaatactaAACAAAAGGAGCAGGATGAATTGAAATTGGATCATGAGAACCTGGAGCAGAAATTCAGAAAG GTTCAGCAGGAAAGGGATGAGCTGTACGAGACGTTCACTGAGAATATTCAGAAGGTTCAGCAGAAAGCAGGTCTGAAGAGCATGCAGCTGGAAGATAGACTGAAAAGCCTGACAGACCGCCTGGAGAAGACACAGGCTCAAATCTCCTCAGTGCTTTCTGCCTCTAACATGGACCACACTGCCCTCGATGGGGTCACTCACAAAACCGAg GTAAAACTAGACTCCAGTAATAATACCATCAAGACCCTGCAGAATAAAAAAGCTCAGATCTCTCAG GCCCGAATggatttgctgctgtttttcgaAGCAAAGCAAAGGGCTCTTGGTGTCCCTGTGGAGGAACTCTGTGTAAAGAAAACCCTTTGA